One part of the Syngnathus acus chromosome 17, fSynAcu1.2, whole genome shotgun sequence genome encodes these proteins:
- the LOC119136724 gene encoding homer protein homolog 3-like isoform X1 has translation MFSHHREREQPIFSTRAHVFQIDPATKRNWIPASKHAVSVSFFFDSNRNVYRIISVGGTKAIINCIVTPSMTFTKTSQKFGQWADSRANTVYGLGFATEQQLQQFSEKFKEVKDAARLAREKSQDKELANTALSIAAPQFSQDLSDDLQSPPVMCVNGPEDKLYRSQSADITLSSEKERIKKMLSEGSICELNLETEFFTLQDSNSKLVAALHEANANVAQWKKQLVAYQEETERLREQVADLEAHGGHGPSDLLKDELTQSLEELEALLKAKDEEIHILQSKKTDYHEIERDRDQAIHRLREVEMRNSELERRIQNTEQNLSISLEDRDRIDTELQRAIEILDIKIFDLNDLRQSLVKLMDK, from the exons ATGTTTTCTCATCATAGAGAAAG AGAGCAGCCGATCTTCAGCACGCGGGCTCACGTCTTCCAGATCGACCCGGCCACTAAGAGGAACTGGATCCCGGCAAGCAAGCATGCGGTCAGCGTGTCTTTCTTCTTTGACTCTAATCGCAATGTCTACCGCATCATCAGCGTGGGTGGCACCAAG GCAATTATCAACTGCATTGTTACACCCAGCATGACATTTACAAAGACATCACAGAAGTTTGGTCAGTGGGCTGACAGCAGGGCCAACACGGTCTACGGTTTGGGCTTTGCGACAGAGCAACAGCTGCAGCAG TTCTCAGAGAAGTTTAAAGAAGTGAAAGATGCAGCTCGTTTGGCTCGTGAAAAGTCCCAAGATAAAGAACTGGCAAATACAGCCCTCAGCATCGCTGCACCGCAG TTCTCACAG GACCTCTCCGATGACCTCCAGTCCCCTCCAGTCATGTGTGTGAACGGGCCTGAGGACAAGCTGTATCGCAGTCAAAGCGCAGACATCACGCTGTCCTCTGAAAAGGAGCGCATCAAGAAGATGCTCTCTGAGGG GTCTATTTGCGAGTTGAACCTGGAGACGGAGTTCTTCACGCTACAAGACAGTAACTCTAAATTAGTGGCGGCGTTGCAcgaggctaatgctaacgtgGCGCAGTGGAAGAAGCAGCTGGTTGCTTATCAAGAGGAAACCGAAAGGCTCAGAGAACAA GTGGCTGACCTGGAggcccacgggggtcacggccCCAGTGACCTGTTGAAGGACGAGCTGACTCAGTCTCTAGAGGAACTGGAGGCTCTGTTGAAGGCCAAAGATGAG gAAATCCACATTTTGCAAAGCAAGAAAACAGACTATCATGAGATAGAGCGGGACAGAGATCAGGCTATACACAGATTACGG GAAGTGGAGATGCGTAATTCCGAGCTAGAGCGCCGCATCCAGAACACGGAGCAGAACTTGAGCATCTCTCTGGAGGACCGAGACCGCATTGACACTGAGCTCCAGAGGGCCATTGAAATTCTAGACATCAAGATCTTTGACCTCAATGACCTCCGGCAGAGCCTGGTTAAACTCATGGACAAATAA
- the LOC119136734 gene encoding pyroglutamyl-peptidase 1-like: MGNKKKVIVTGFEPFGEHAVNSSWVAVQELECLGLGEAIDLYVCEVPVEYQAVQSLLPSLWEKHRPQLVVHVGVSGLATTVTLEQCGHNKGYKRLDNSRFCPASQCCMEDGPDCISSLVDMDTVCKRVNDTDVGVTVSVSKDAGRYLCDYTYYSSLVLGHGRSAFIHVPPLGKPYSSQQLGRGLQAVVREMLTLLEVANTEEQHGKHAHQHQHDLL, encoded by the exons ATGGGCAACAAGAAGAAAGTTATAGTAACGG GTTTTGAGCCTTTTGGAGAACATGCTGTGAACTCCAGCTGGGTGGCAGTACAG GAACTGGAGTGTTTGGGGCTCGGCGAGGCGATAGATCTTTATGTGTGTGAGGTGCCTGTAGAATATCAGGCAGTGCAGAGTCTACTGCCATCTCTGTGGGAAAAGCACCGACCACAG tTAGTGGTCCATGTTGGTGTGTCAGGTTTAGCAACCACAGTGACTCTGGAGCAGTGTGGCCACAACAAGGGCTATAAACGCTTGGACAACAGCCGCTTCTGCCCAGCTTCCCAATGTTGCATGGAAGATGGGCCCGATTGCATCAGCTCTCTAGTAGACATGGACACAGTCTGCAAAAGGGTTAATGACACCGATGTAGGGGTAACTGTGTCCGTGTCCAAAGATGCTGGAAG ATACCTGTGCGACTACACCTACTATTCATCTCTGGTCCTCGGCCACGGCCGCTCTGCTTTCATCCATGTGCCTCCGCTGGGAAAACCCTACAGCAGCCAGCAGCTGGGCCGAGGCCTTCAGGCTGTCGTGCGGGAGATGCTGACACTACTGGAGGTGGCCAACACTGAAGAGCAGCATGGCAAACATGCACATCAACATCAGCATGACCTCCTCTGA
- the LOC119136724 gene encoding homer protein homolog 3-like isoform X2, translating to MFSHHREREQPIFSTRAHVFQIDPATKRNWIPASKHAVSVSFFFDSNRNVYRIISVGGTKAIINCIVTPSMTFTKTSQKFGQWADSRANTVYGLGFATEQQLQQFSEKFKEVKDAARLAREKSQDKELANTALSIAAPQDLSDDLQSPPVMCVNGPEDKLYRSQSADITLSSEKERIKKMLSEGSICELNLETEFFTLQDSNSKLVAALHEANANVAQWKKQLVAYQEETERLREQVADLEAHGGHGPSDLLKDELTQSLEELEALLKAKDEEIHILQSKKTDYHEIERDRDQAIHRLREVEMRNSELERRIQNTEQNLSISLEDRDRIDTELQRAIEILDIKIFDLNDLRQSLVKLMDK from the exons ATGTTTTCTCATCATAGAGAAAG AGAGCAGCCGATCTTCAGCACGCGGGCTCACGTCTTCCAGATCGACCCGGCCACTAAGAGGAACTGGATCCCGGCAAGCAAGCATGCGGTCAGCGTGTCTTTCTTCTTTGACTCTAATCGCAATGTCTACCGCATCATCAGCGTGGGTGGCACCAAG GCAATTATCAACTGCATTGTTACACCCAGCATGACATTTACAAAGACATCACAGAAGTTTGGTCAGTGGGCTGACAGCAGGGCCAACACGGTCTACGGTTTGGGCTTTGCGACAGAGCAACAGCTGCAGCAG TTCTCAGAGAAGTTTAAAGAAGTGAAAGATGCAGCTCGTTTGGCTCGTGAAAAGTCCCAAGATAAAGAACTGGCAAATACAGCCCTCAGCATCGCTGCACCGCAG GACCTCTCCGATGACCTCCAGTCCCCTCCAGTCATGTGTGTGAACGGGCCTGAGGACAAGCTGTATCGCAGTCAAAGCGCAGACATCACGCTGTCCTCTGAAAAGGAGCGCATCAAGAAGATGCTCTCTGAGGG GTCTATTTGCGAGTTGAACCTGGAGACGGAGTTCTTCACGCTACAAGACAGTAACTCTAAATTAGTGGCGGCGTTGCAcgaggctaatgctaacgtgGCGCAGTGGAAGAAGCAGCTGGTTGCTTATCAAGAGGAAACCGAAAGGCTCAGAGAACAA GTGGCTGACCTGGAggcccacgggggtcacggccCCAGTGACCTGTTGAAGGACGAGCTGACTCAGTCTCTAGAGGAACTGGAGGCTCTGTTGAAGGCCAAAGATGAG gAAATCCACATTTTGCAAAGCAAGAAAACAGACTATCATGAGATAGAGCGGGACAGAGATCAGGCTATACACAGATTACGG GAAGTGGAGATGCGTAATTCCGAGCTAGAGCGCCGCATCCAGAACACGGAGCAGAACTTGAGCATCTCTCTGGAGGACCGAGACCGCATTGACACTGAGCTCCAGAGGGCCATTGAAATTCTAGACATCAAGATCTTTGACCTCAATGACCTCCGGCAGAGCCTGGTTAAACTCATGGACAAATAA
- the LOC119136731 gene encoding ras-related protein Rab-3A-like has product MASANATYGQKESSDQNFDYMFKILIIGNSSVGKTSFLFRYADDSFTPAFVSTVGIDFKVKTIYRNDKRIKLQIWDTAGQERYRTITTAYYRGAMGFILMYDITNEESFNAVQDWSTQIKTYSWDNAQVLLVGNKVDMEDERVVATERGRQLSEQLGFEHFEASAKDNINVKQTFERLVDIICERMSETLDNNDPTVTGAKQGPQLTEQPQRSHQDCAC; this is encoded by the exons ATGGCGTCTGCAAATGCCACATATGGACAAAAGGAGTCCTCGGATCAGAACTTTGACTACATGTTTAAAATCCTCATCATCGGCAACAGCAGCGTAGGCAAGACGTCCTTCCTCTTCCGCTATGCAGACGACTCGTTCACGCCAGCCTTTGTCAGCACGGTGGGCATCGACTTCAAGGTCAAGACCATCTACAGGAACGACAAGAGGATAAAGCTGCAGATCTGG GATACGGCCGGCCAGGAGCGCTACAGGACCATCACTACAGCCTATTACAGAGGTGCCATGGGCTTCATCCTCATGTATGACATCACCAATGAGGAGTCCTTTAATGCCGTGCAAGACTG GTCCACTCAGATCAAGACCTACTCGTGGGACAATGCTCAGGTgctcctggtggggaacaagGTCGATATGGAAGATGAACGGGTGGTGGCCACAGAGAGGGGCCGCCAACTGTCAGAACAGCTTG GTTTCGAGCACTTTGAAGCGAGCGCCAAAGACAACATCAACGTGAAGCAAACCTTTGAGAGGCTGGTAGACATCATCTGCGAGAGGATGTCCGAGACTCTGGACAACAACGACCCCACTGTCACCGGAGCCAAACAAGGGCCACAGCTCACCGAGCAGCCGCAAAGGTCCCATCAGGACTGTGCTTGCTAA
- the jund gene encoding transcription factor jun-D yields MMKKDINLNLDTQTSELKANPLRDADVLLNSPDLGLLKLASPDLERLIIQSNGLVGAANPASQFLYPKSASDEQEFAEGFVKALEDLHKQNQLSEAGCVSMDRLELLGAANAVGSTGIQTSDLPVYTTLNGYAASPLGGTINYSTDTIPFLPPPSHLSPQQQQRTTAAVLSRLQSADGAVKDEPQTVPDMQSLGDSPPLSPIDMDNQERIKAERKKLRNRIAASKCRKRKLERISRLEDKVKSLKTQNTELASTASVLREQVAQLKQKVMNHVSSGCQLLPNQVQAY; encoded by the coding sequence ATGATGAAGAAGGACATTAATCTCAACCTGGACACGCAGACCTCCGAGCTCAAGGCCAATCCGCTGCGCGACGCCGACGTGCTACTTAACTCGCCAGACTTGGGTCTTCTCAAACTGGCCTCCCCCGACCTGGAGCGTCTCATCATCCAGTCCAACGGGCTGGTGGGCGCCGCCAACCCGGCGTCCCAGTTCCTCTACCCAAAATCGGCCAGTGACGAGCAGGAGTTCGCGGAAGGCTTCGTCAAGGCTCTGGAGGATCTGCACAAGCAGAACCAGCTGAGCGAGGCCGGCTGCGTCTCGATGGACAGGCTGGAGCTCCTCGGAGCCGCCAACGCGGTGGGCTCGACGGGGATCCAGACGTCGGATCTGCCCGTCTACACCACGCTGAACGGCTATGCAGCCAGCCCGCTGGGCGGCACTATCAACTACTCCACTGACACCATCCCTTTCCTGCCGCCTCCTTCCCACCTCAgcccgcagcagcagcagcggacCACCGCGGCGGTTCTGTCCCGGCTGCAGTCCGCCGACGGGGCCGTGAAGGACGAACCGCAGACGGTCCCGGACATGCAGAGCCTCGGGGACAGCCCACCTCTCTCCCCGATTGACATGGACAACCAGGAGCGCATTAAGGCGGAGAGGAAAAAGCTGCGCAACCGGATAGCTGCCTCCAAGTGCCGCAAACGGAAACTGGAGAGGATCTCTCGGCTGGAAGACAAGGTGAAGAGCCTGAAGACGCAGAACACCGAGCTGGCGTCCACGGCCAGCGTGCTACGGGAGCAGGTGGCCCAGCTCAAGCAGAAGGTGATGAACCACGTCAGCAGCGGATGCCAACTTTTACCAAACCAGGTCCAAGCTTACTAA